The genomic region GAAGAATTCAAAAATAGCCTATGTACAATGAGTCAtcttctatcagggctcgaatagttttgaaattttaattaaattcaaattcaaattcaaattcaaattttatttattcaagtaagttacaatacattctggttcatacacgaatctacaataaattacagtacaacagccaattatgcagcaaatttcacatattatgaaaacttataattacaatgaagattgaatgcaacattagaatattgataatatagtattgtaatataactacataaatcagcggtgtttcaacaatgaataaatgataatttcaatgaataaatatacaccccactatatattatatgtgttggggtataagtaattagttgcttattgcgtgtaataattactatttacaaacttcattcactgatatgggattaaagttttttataataaattagtaaaaatgtataatacaaacaaacaaaattatggaattagtaaataaatattaatgttctattaaggataataataagaaaggttatttttagaaaaatgaaaacagtaaagagtggaatgaagaataaatagtttcaatatttacagtctaactaaattttcacaattttccactccaatatcaaccaaccaggaaataaacttttcttgaacctgtgtctattgaattcttccctaatgtaacttggtattgaattataaatttttggtcccaaatatgtgtagtttctttgcccaaatgtagtgttcatccttggtactattgaatacgtgtttctctgccttgtttgatggttatgatctgccagtcttatgtgttcgttgtttctcctcattcgcgtgatgatagcctggatgtagagttgtcttacactcagtactttactgtccttgaaaagaatgttcgtggggaattgattctccttgaagcctattatttttagtattcgtttttgaagtttatagagaggttcaacatgtgtaaaattcgtagctccccagataattatgacgtatcttaaaattgattgcactaaagaaaaataaacagtttttaatgtctcatagttgaggattttacggagttgatagaatttgtagagaagcttcctgatccgggtaattgatagattaatgtgcttgtcccatttgaatttgttgtccactattgttcctaaatatattatttcattgacttgttgaattgaagggcaatcacacgggttgttggtgcttccacagtgatgcaggattattgaagaatccggtggtctcgtccgttctgtcagaaaaaaggctaaaaattttgttgcatttactgtaagcaaattttctcttaaccatttatcgactttgatcaattcttcctgtgccagattaaaacttcctcccaggtgtttccttcaaatagtatacacgtatcatcagcaaaagctattactcttcctcttatcttaattgaacatagctcatttgcatatgccaaatacagaattggcccaagaactgttccttggggaatcccaaacttcttcgtttcctctgaactgagatgttcttcaactttgactttttgacgccggtcacagaggtatgatctaaaccatgctagaggagctcctctaattcccatggcttctaatttcttcagcagcaaactgtgattaacagtgtcaaaagcttttgctaggtccaggaCGCTGCtgcattttttgttattttctagcttatctgtgacaaaatttgacaattctaataccgcatcttctgtactcctcccctcacgaaaaccaaattgattcctaGATAGTACGTGtgtttttttccatgtaattcacaagacgtttctttaccagtttttccaaaatcttagaaatattgcttataagtgaaataggcctgtattggtggcatttgttttgtcgcctcctttatgtaatggtctaacacatgtctctttcatagcttttggaaaaattccttttgacagacttaaattaaatatgtgaattaatggttttacaattacttttttatcgacttcaatgttctattattgattccatcaagtcCTGGAGCACTGTCATTTCGCAAACTACAATAGCTTCACTACTAATAGCTCATCTTCAGTTACTGGGTGAAAGTAGATGGAGTGTAGAGTTCTTGTAACAGTTTATATTGGATATGATTTGGTCTAGTGGTTTTCTTAAGGAATCTATTATTGTCTCCGCCatttcttcacctacatttgtgaaaaagtattcatgtggttgagcacagtttctggattttcctttagattgaaaatcctatcatctattttaatagcattcaatttcatttttgtttttgatttagagtcagtagcatctttgattactttccacatttttttattatcctttccagcttcatacaatttctctctatagtattggtcctttgtttcatgaattaaagctgtgagtgtattcctataccgacgatagaagttggttaagttaatgttgtttgggtcttcctttcttcttttgttgagtagatttctggttcttattgctgctactatacctctggtgatccatggtttgatggtttgtacttcttctgccgccgagctgcttgatattattttgtatatgttgtctcagagtataagaaggtgtcataagatgtatctgattattatcttctaaaacatgaatcctcctcattcagtagttcattcttcaagctattaatgtctattttctcgtttatttcatgtgttccagtttcatttgcactatttctcgaaatatgttgcactcctagaattgtggtgaagtggtcagttattgttgattcataaatgattggaaaaagattatctctagagttggtagcaatgtgatctatgcaagaagcagtttctgttgtagttctggttgcttgtttaatgcagagtctgagcccatgctcgcttagaagatcgcagtagtcattcaattgatgatgtggACGAATTTGAATGGTGTTAATATTCATGTCTCCGGCACATTGTGTATCATGAATGTTCTGCCGTTAGTAGCCAGCCTTAGAAGCTACTGTCAAACAGTTGttttttacagatggaaattactgagatattgcatttaatCAAATACCAATGAATTAGTATTATATTagtaaaactaaattcaaatccattttttgttcaaagtcTCTCactgtgtacgttctgtgtaaagtaaattgttccagttccaatcgtaaattgttccatcaggtgactagtgcaaaatgttcccatggaacgccatttcaaaatcgttggttcaagcttttttataaatttgatttacaccaaaatgAGTTGTtcactagctgcgtgaatgaagaaaggctgttttacaaaattaccgtctagaaaagtgtacatttctttcattccattactctcaaattttctatagagaaacaataatttaacgaatggttatcaaacataattttgttggttatgtattctatggctatgctatggtaacaagctatcagcgcatgcgcagccgcagagaagcaagcagactacaaaattcaatcgaccaatgagagctcggaTATTTAGAACTGTACCTCGTTGGAACAATTTACCatgcttcgactgtggggcaggaacttGGCACTGGAACTGGTTtttggtacagaatctgtcaaaattcttcccatgaaacgcggaactttttacctggtaaattgtgaatcggacaatttatcacattctatgtacacagaacgggcccattgATTACGAAATATGCATGATGAACTGTGTGATTGTGCATCATAAACATGCAAGTTCACATGTTTCTTTGCTACTTGAAAAGTAAACTCAGAATAGTATCTCATTATAACGTGCTATTTTCAAGTATATTGCATATTGATGTTACATTCGCATgtatgtcctaccgttagtggccagcatAATACATAATAACTTGAGTTGATGGGagtaaaaacaattattattattgttaattgaTGTTTAATTTGGCAGCATGGCTACAGACTGCCCGTCGACCAGTACGGTGTGGTGACGTACATGACGGTTAGGTTCAGTGCGCGGCTGCCTGTTATGACATACCCGCTGGCCTGCTTACAGTCGCACCCGCCCACTCTGCTGCGGGTGCGGAATGAGTCGGCGGTGCTCAGCGACTTCCTCGGCGACCTGATGAGGCGGCTGCCGGTCATCGCGGACATCCCTTCGGCACGCAGGCCTCAGTCGGCGTCGCCGTTCACAAGCTCGTCAACGACGCTATTGTAAGTTGTTTGCACTTgaacagataataataataatatataaattatttcctttaaaaaaataacaatcaagcaattaaaacataaaagtacaaaatatctacaattcaataggcttatgaaaaaatatagaatttaattctattggaaattaacctactcaactatgggaaacccatgtactagagtaggtgttagtagtagtaatagattCTGGGTGGGGGTGCAAACTGCAAATTCGTTGGGTAAGTGAGTTCACATATTGTTTGagattatgttttctatatgatGTCTTCCAGTTGAAATAATCCAGTTCTTAGCAGCAGTTTTGAATCTTCTTGGATTTTCTATTGACTTGATTTAtgcaggaagtagattgtggagttttggtgctaggtggttgaagtgtcgttgatatattgccttcctagccacgttcCTAATAAGAATGTTTATGTTTCTTGTGTTATGACTGTGGTTCCTTTGTTGAAAGCTTTCTGGGGTTTTGTGTAGTCTGCAAATTATTTCCAAGGAGTAGAGCTGTCTTATGTCCATCACACcaaactcattgtagagctggtctgaCGGATAACGAGGTGGCCTCTGCTTGATGATCTtcattattagtttttgcactTTTAAGAGGAAACGAATATCTCATTATAGCGTGCTTCTTACAAATTGTTTGCTGCTGCAATGTATATGATATATTCATTCG from Nilaparvata lugens isolate BPH unplaced genomic scaffold, ASM1435652v1 scaffold9954, whole genome shotgun sequence harbors:
- the LOC120349411 gene encoding uncharacterized protein LOC120349411 — protein: HGYRLPVDQYGVVTYMTVRFSARLPVMTYPLACLQSHPPTLLRVRNESAVLSDFLGDLMRRLPVIADIPSARRPQSASPFTSSSTTLLWENNHNCSPFLWIDSLSSI